The Cetobacterium somerae ATCC BAA-474 genomic interval ACATATTTTTTAGGATTTTTTGATGAATTATTTGTAAAAAAACTTATTTTTTTTCCATTCATTCTTAATTCTTCTATTTTTTCTTTTGCACCTGGAATAAGAGTGTTTCCAAGTAAGATTGTACCATCGATATCAAAAAGATATCCCTTATATTGTTTCATTAAATTTGTATCTCCTTTATTCTTTTTAAATCATCTAAAAGTATTTTTTTATCTGTTATTGGGGAATATTCCAAAACTAATTTGCTATTTGGGGTTTCTAAAAGTATTTTTTTTAAAATTTCGTCACCATTAAATGTACCGTGAAAAATAGACTGATGAAGATCCTTTTCTCCATCATTACTGTGAATATGATACGCTATAATATTATTTTTTAAAGTTTCTAAAATTTCATCTAAATTCCATTTATTAGCTAATAGATGACCAATATCAATTAAAACTTTAAGATTTTTTTGTAGAACTAATTTTTCAAATTCTTTTTGAGAGTAAATCATATTTTTTCCAATACCAACATTTTCAACTAGTATTTGAACTCCGATTTCTTTTCCTAAAAGTAATAATTCATCTAACTTTTTCTCAATCTCTTTTTTAGAACTGTCTTTTCTTTTAGCTTCATTTGTATGGAGAACAAGAAATTCACCATTATTTTTTTTACAACAAATTAAAGCTTCGACAAAGTTTAGTTTAAGTTCTTCCCACAAGATATTGCTACAATCAATATTAAAGAATCTATAGGGACCATGAAAAGATACATTTTCTAATTTTGCATGTTTAATTAAAAAATTAAATTTTTCTGTATGATTAAAATCTCTAGGTTCTAAAAAAAATTCTAAATTTTTTAAATCATACATTTCAATAAAGTTAAGTGTTTCTTCTTTTGTGTCATTATAAAATATAAGATCACTTACAAATATATTATT includes:
- a CDS encoding TIM barrel protein; the encoded protein is MKNNIFVSDLIFYNDTKEETLNFIEMYDLKNLEFFLEPRDFNHTEKFNFLIKHAKLENVSFHGPYRFFNIDCSNILWEELKLNFVEALICCKKNNGEFLVLHTNEAKRKDSSKKEIEKKLDELLLLGKEIGVQILVENVGIGKNMIYSQKEFEKLVLQKNLKVLIDIGHLLANKWNLDEILETLKNNIIAYHIHSNDGEKDLHQSIFHGTFNGDEILKKILLETPNSKLVLEYSPITDKKILLDDLKRIKEIQI